One Anolis carolinensis isolate JA03-04 chromosome 5, rAnoCar3.1.pri, whole genome shotgun sequence DNA segment encodes these proteins:
- the LOC100559787 gene encoding uncharacterized protein LOC100559787, whose amino-acid sequence MKSSLMAVTEATAWIRALKMGSKGNILNAVASALEDPACQSVYLFTNGLYEGRAEELWRYLKDAEQTRPVHTVYLVGSEEEKKDSSRKILAKVANEFGGSCQVLNLSSDGTSNEDKPGYTVSIPGSFYISKQHPNPWLTGHCRTQFPSSTWSPYSPNIFLEGSIKENLENWSSKFHNLQRGIRVLIRKQADGYYYPGHIVQKVKGPRGHVLVKFEQLQQPQKRKTHPQTQETPLYDIVDYEDSRWQPLAPGDAVLAPWEKKGRRYGPGIVLQVTEAESPHSVFKNSKVLVNFWNGQTKNVSADITVKIPPSLRERIVLELQMPLTAREMLVERSPDYPYVVPPGYRASGPRRRIHLDWMHCNDTHNVSCAGTSNSPAHLPHCYFCFPSWKSASCPVCTRQPDDTLVPEIKLTGMDEHLSKGRFPILEGDKMEKCSKLKKASNFGSKSDEKMESKVTKPNKDQLKDINKGSGVATKIGKCKTRKVPHKPRGPPGNQGSPVLRPQL is encoded by the exons ATGAAGTCTTCCCTCATGGCTGTCACTGAAGCCACTGCCTGGATCAGGGCCCTGAAGATGGGCAGCAAAGGAAACATCTTGAATGCTGTGGCATCAGCCCTGGAAGACCCAGCCTGCCAATCCGTGTATCTCTTCACCAATGGACTCTATGAGGGCAGAGCAGAGGAGCTTTGGAGATACTTGAAAGATGCAGAGCAAACTCGCCCTGTGCATACTGTCTACTTGGTGGGAAgtgaagaggagaagaaagacaGTTCAAGAAAGATACTGGCGAAGGTAGCCAACGAGTTTGGTGGCTCCTGTCAAGTCCTCAACCTCAGCTCTGATGGAACTTCAAATGAG GATAAGCCTGGTTATACTGTAAGCATTCCCGGTTCTTTTTATATCAGTAAACAGCATCCCAATCCTTGGTTGACTGGCCACTGCAGGACACA ATTCCCTTCAAGTACATGGAGTCCATATTCCCCTAACATATTTCTGGAAGGATCCATAAAAGAAAATTTAGAGAACTGGTCTTCAAAGTTTCACAACTTGCAAAGGGGTATCAGAGTCTTAATTAGAAAACAGGCAGATGGGTATTACTACCCAGGTCACATTGTCCAAAAGGTGAAG GGCCCTAGAGGACATGTTCTGGTCAAATTTGAACAACTACAACAGCCACAGAAAAGGAAAACACATCCTCAGACACAAGAAACACCTCTCTATGACATTGTTGATTATGAAGATAGCAGGTGGCAGCCATTGGCTCCAGGAGATGCGGTCCTGGCTCCATGGGAGAAGAAAGGGCGACGATATGGCCCAGGGATTGTCCTCCAGGTTACAGAGGCTGAATCACCTCATTCAG TCTTTAAAAACAGCAAAGTGCTTGTTAATTTCTGGAATGGTCAGACCAAGAATGTGTCTGCAGATATCACTGTGAAGATCCCACCTTCTTTAAGAGAACGCATTGTCCTTGAGCTTCAGATGCCTCTGACAGCCAGGGAAATGTTAGTGGAACGGAGTCCGGATTATCCTTATGTCGTGCCACCAGGTTACAGAGCTTCAGGGCCTCGCAGGCGAATTCATTTAGACTGGATGCACTGCAATGATACCCACAATGTCAGCTGTGCCGGCACTAGCAATAGCCCTGCCCATCTTCCCCACTGCTATTTTTGCTTTCCATCTTGGAAATCTGCTAGCTGCCCAGTATGTACGAGACAACCAGATGACACCTTGGTCCCAGAAATCAAGCTGACAGGGATGGATGAGCATCTTTCAAAGGGGAGATTTCCCATTCTGGAAGGAGATAAAATGGAAAAGTGCAGCAAACTAAAGAAAGCAAGCAACTTTGGATCGAAATCTGATgaaaagatggaaagcaaagttacAAAGCCTAACAAG GACCAACTGAAAGATATAAACAAAGGTTCGGGCGTAGCTACAAAAATAGGCAAATGCAAAACGAGAAAG
- the ndufb2 gene encoding NADH dehydrogenase [ubiquinone] 1 beta subcomplex subunit 2, mitochondrial yields MAGSLCRAATRVLRAGRGLGVAGGVRRASGGVHIEPRYRQFPELTRSQQIKAEVLSSLMWFWILWKFWHDPDAVLGHFPYPDPSQWTDEELGIPPDDEE; encoded by the exons ATGGCGGGGTCGTTGTGCCGGGCGGCCACCCGCGTCCTTCGGGCAGGAAGGGGCCTCGGCGTCGCTGGCGGAGTCCGGCG TGCCAGTGGAGGTGTGCATATTGAACCTCGCTACCGCCAGTTCCCAGAGCTGACACGGTCCCAGCAGATCAAGGCTGAGGTGCTCAGCAGTCTAATGTGGTTCTGGATCCTGTGGAAATTCTGGCATGATCCGGATGCTGTGCTG GGCCACTTTCCTTATCCAGATCCTTCTCAGTGGACAGATGAAGAGCTGGGAATCCCCCCTGATGATGAAGAATAA